A DNA window from Gemella massiliensis contains the following coding sequences:
- a CDS encoding response regulator transcription factor — MKILLIDDHKLIKIGIKVLLEDHYSKEVVEDCSTVEESMEKIKNMNYDLIICDISLSDGTGYDILKKVTELNINSKVLVLSMYEDKNYVKKALRLGARGYITKSNAHEEILTAIDRVMNNGEIYINKKYSGIFYELYQEKAISELSEREKEVAKYILMGYTLTEIGEKLFLSVKTIDTYKKRLMEKTNTKKRSELVEYLKHNIML; from the coding sequence ATGAAAATATTACTTATAGATGATCATAAATTGATAAAAATAGGAATTAAAGTGTTATTAGAAGATCATTATAGTAAGGAAGTAGTAGAAGATTGTTCAACAGTAGAAGAATCAATGGAAAAGATAAAAAACATGAATTATGATTTAATAATTTGTGATATATCATTATCGGACGGAACAGGATATGACATATTAAAAAAAGTAACTGAACTGAATATTAATTCAAAAGTTTTGGTTTTAAGTATGTATGAAGATAAAAACTATGTAAAAAAAGCTTTGAGATTAGGCGCTAGAGGCTATATAACAAAAAGTAATGCACATGAGGAAATATTAACAGCAATAGATAGAGTTATGAATAATGGTGAAATATATATTAATAAGAAATATAGTGGTATTTTTTATGAATTATATCAAGAAAAAGCAATATCTGAACTTAGTGAAAGGGAAAAAGAAGTGGCAAAATATATTTTAATGGGATATACTTTAACTGAAATAGGAGAGAAATTATTTTTGAGTGTAAAAACGATAGATACTTATAAAAAGCGTCTTATGGAAAAAACTAATACAAAGAAACGAAGTGAATTAGTGGAATATTTAAAACATAATATAATGTTATAA
- a CDS encoding sensor histidine kinase: protein MKNRINQVYYQLSSMLSEDIRTNNTYEIHQKIQNLSSNKEVSYIIIYDNEKNVLGKTLKELPKKLSEVKVENDKFRIYRSNNGEIMDFTSGIDEVNIGYIRIGFYTKEIYNLTYLEFIKIIALNVIVFVFLLIIAYRISKMIERPVEDLTKVTNEIINKGDYKNKVNKYSYSKDFYELVDSINEMVEDNRSNKKINNHLLNKVFKVQEKERAMLSRELHDEVSQSLASLLFLLSNLIEKEKDETKKERLNLIKNEIEQSLTNIRNIAVNLRPASLEEHGLKETILKYIEDYKELYNLDVSFDTNYIDLKNSNFDITIYRIIQETLTNIRKHSQATKVDIKFYINSDYISLAISDNGVGLTLDRVEKARKEGRLGIYGIRERVLDFDGQFELDNNLEYTTILKCKFRRNMVEEKIDENITYR, encoded by the coding sequence ATGAAAAATAGGATAAACCAAGTATATTATCAATTATCAAGTATGCTGTCTGAAGATATTCGAACAAATAATACATATGAAATTCATCAAAAAATTCAAAATCTCAGTTCTAATAAGGAAGTTTCATATATTATTATTTATGACAATGAAAAAAATGTTTTAGGAAAAACCTTAAAGGAACTGCCTAAGAAGTTATCAGAAGTGAAAGTGGAGAATGATAAATTTAGAATATACCGAAGCAATAATGGGGAAATTATGGATTTTACTTCCGGTATAGATGAAGTAAATATAGGGTATATACGAATAGGATTTTACACAAAAGAAATATACAATTTAACTTATCTTGAGTTTATAAAAATAATAGCATTAAACGTTATAGTTTTTGTATTTTTGTTAATAATAGCATATCGCATATCAAAAATGATAGAAAGACCGGTCGAAGATTTAACAAAAGTAACAAATGAAATAATAAATAAAGGTGATTATAAAAACAAAGTTAATAAATACAGTTATAGCAAAGACTTTTATGAGTTAGTAGATTCCATAAATGAAATGGTAGAGGATAATAGAAGTAATAAAAAAATAAATAATCATTTATTAAATAAAGTTTTTAAGGTTCAAGAAAAAGAAAGAGCAATGCTTTCACGAGAGCTTCATGATGAAGTAAGCCAATCTTTAGCCAGTTTATTGTTTCTATTGAGTAATTTAATTGAAAAGGAAAAAGATGAAACGAAGAAAGAAAGGTTAAATTTAATAAAAAATGAAATAGAACAAAGTTTAACAAATATAAGAAATATTGCGGTGAATTTAAGACCTGCCAGTTTGGAAGAACATGGTTTAAAAGAAACAATTTTAAAATACATTGAAGATTATAAGGAACTCTATAATTTAGATGTTTCATTTGATACCAATTATATTGATTTAAAAAATAGCAATTTTGATATAACTATTTATAGAATTATTCAAGAAACCTTAACAAATATAAGAAAACATTCACAGGCTACAAAAGTTGATATAAAATTTTATATTAATTCGGATTATATATCGTTAGCGATTTCGGATAATGGTGTAGGATTAACTTTAGATAGGGTGGAAAAGGCAAGAAAAGAAGGTAGATTAGGAATTTATGGAATTCGAGAAAGAGTATTGGATTTTGACGGTCAATTTGAATTAGATAATAATTTAGAATATACAACCATTCTAAAATGTAAATTTAGAAGAAATATGGTGGAGGAAAAAATTGATGAAAATATTACTTATAGATGA
- a CDS encoding RelA/SpoT family protein yields MNLEYPYDYKNVEDMARKYLSQEQINIIKKSYEFAKIAHENQFRKSGEPYILHPIQVAGILTELKLDYATICAGFLHDVVEDTKFTLEDIQNEFGEDISVIVDGVTKLDKVKFRSKRQSQAENHRKLFVAIAKDLRVIFVKLADRLHNMRTLKYMREEKQREIASETLEIYAPLAHRLGISSIKWELEDTSLRYMYPAQYFSIVGMMKQKRSAREESIREACFSITELLRENNIKAQVNGRPKHIYSIYKKMIKQNKTFDQIYDLLAVRVLVDSIADCYATLGLVNNLWVPIPGRIKDYIAMPKPNMYQSLHTTVIAPDGQTLEVQIRTYEMHEIAEKGIAAHWAYKEGKKVNKKNNFYEKLNWFQQMAANDETETTAESFMESLKVDLLSDKIYVFTPNSDIIELPKGSCIVDFAYAIHSEVGNKMIGATVNDKIEPFDYKLSTGEICDIRTSKNSTGPKRSWLDIATSSQTKSKIKSFFKKAAREENLIKGEILLKDEIKANNFDIDEVLTQENIEIVLSRYKFASIEELYAAIGYGGLTANKVVTRLTEKLRKERMAQAKLEKLVNAEDDNKNIITETGVYVKGVDNILVRLSKCCQPIPGDEIVGFITKGRGVTVHRSNCPNLSEEDKDRFLDVEWVQSLNHRHYSVTLQIHAFDRDLLLQQVLLTLNESRVEIKKLNSESKLNKTCVINLGIYVKNVDECDFIIKKLRQLSDVYNVERIVK; encoded by the coding sequence GTGAATCTTGAATACCCTTATGACTATAAAAATGTTGAAGATATGGCAAGAAAATATTTATCGCAAGAGCAGATAAATATTATAAAAAAATCATATGAATTTGCAAAAATTGCACATGAGAATCAATTTAGAAAATCAGGAGAACCTTATATCTTGCACCCTATTCAAGTTGCAGGGATTTTGACGGAACTTAAATTAGATTATGCCACTATATGTGCAGGTTTTTTACATGATGTAGTAGAAGATACTAAATTTACATTAGAAGATATTCAAAATGAGTTTGGCGAAGATATTTCCGTAATAGTGGACGGCGTTACAAAATTAGATAAGGTAAAATTTCGCTCTAAAAGGCAATCTCAAGCAGAAAATCATCGTAAACTTTTTGTAGCAATCGCTAAAGATTTAAGAGTAATATTTGTAAAATTAGCCGACAGACTTCATAATATGAGAACCCTTAAATACATGAGGGAAGAAAAACAACGTGAAATAGCCAGCGAAACATTAGAAATTTATGCACCACTTGCTCATAGATTAGGGATAAGTTCGATAAAATGGGAACTTGAAGATACATCATTAAGATATATGTATCCCGCACAATATTTTTCTATTGTCGGTATGATGAAACAAAAACGTAGCGCAAGAGAAGAGAGCATAAGAGAGGCGTGTTTTAGTATTACCGAATTGCTAAGGGAGAATAATATTAAAGCTCAAGTAAACGGAAGACCGAAACATATTTACAGTATTTATAAAAAAATGATAAAACAAAATAAAACGTTTGATCAAATTTATGATTTATTAGCTGTACGTGTATTGGTAGATAGCATTGCTGATTGTTATGCAACTTTAGGACTTGTAAATAACTTGTGGGTTCCTATCCCCGGGCGGATTAAAGACTATATAGCGATGCCTAAACCGAATATGTATCAGTCGTTACATACGACAGTAATAGCACCTGACGGACAAACACTTGAAGTACAAATTAGAACTTATGAAATGCACGAAATAGCTGAAAAAGGTATTGCTGCTCACTGGGCATATAAAGAAGGTAAAAAAGTCAATAAAAAAAATAATTTTTATGAAAAATTAAATTGGTTTCAACAAATGGCTGCTAACGATGAAACTGAAACTACAGCCGAAAGTTTTATGGAATCTCTAAAAGTAGATTTATTAAGTGATAAAATATATGTTTTTACACCGAATAGCGATATCATAGAATTACCTAAAGGCTCATGTATTGTTGATTTTGCTTATGCTATTCATTCAGAAGTCGGAAATAAAATGATCGGAGCGACAGTAAATGATAAGATAGAACCGTTTGATTATAAATTATCTACAGGAGAAATTTGTGATATTAGAACGAGTAAAAATTCTACCGGTCCGAAACGTTCATGGCTTGATATAGCAACATCTTCTCAGACAAAATCAAAAATAAAATCGTTCTTTAAAAAAGCAGCTAGAGAAGAAAACCTAATAAAAGGTGAGATACTTCTTAAAGATGAAATTAAGGCAAATAATTTTGATATTGATGAAGTGTTAACGCAAGAAAATATAGAAATTGTTTTATCTCGGTATAAATTTGCCAGTATTGAAGAACTTTATGCTGCGATCGGATATGGTGGTCTTACTGCCAATAAAGTTGTAACTCGTTTAACTGAAAAACTTCGGAAAGAAAGAATGGCACAAGCTAAACTGGAGAAATTGGTAAATGCGGAAGATGATAATAAAAATATTATTACGGAAACCGGTGTCTATGTAAAGGGTGTTGATAATATTTTAGTAAGACTATCTAAATGTTGCCAGCCAATTCCGGGGGATGAAATAGTCGGTTTCATAACAAAGGGGCGTGGTGTTACAGTCCATAGAAGTAATTGTCCGAATCTTAGTGAAGAAGATAAAGATAGATTTTTAGATGTGGAATGGGTACAAAGTCTTAATCATAGACATTATAGCGTTACATTACAAATCCATGCTTTTGATAGAGATTTATTATTACAGCAAGTATTATTGACATTAAATGAGAGTAGGGTAGAAATAAAAAAACTTAATTCTGAATCTAAACTTAATAAAACATGCGTGATTAATTTAGGAATCTATGTAAAAAATGTTGATGAATGTGATTTTATTATAAAAAAACTAAGACAATTGTCGGATGTTTATAATGTGGAAAGAATAGTAAAATAG
- a CDS encoding DUF1304 domain-containing protein, whose protein sequence is MNIISTILTVLVALLFFYIMYLETFATDSQSTSRVFNISQEELRRPALNILFKNQGIYNGLLGIALLYGAFISNNAKEVVAMLLIYIILVAIYGSLTSDKKIILKQGGLPILALISLLF, encoded by the coding sequence ATGAATATTATATCAACAATTTTAACAGTATTGGTAGCACTATTGTTTTTTTATATTATGTATTTAGAAACATTTGCGACAGATTCTCAAAGTACAAGTAGGGTATTTAATATAAGTCAAGAAGAATTAAGAAGACCGGCTTTAAATATATTGTTTAAAAATCAAGGGATTTATAACGGTTTGCTGGGTATTGCTTTATTGTATGGAGCATTTATTTCAAATAATGCTAAAGAAGTTGTAGCTATGTTATTAATATATATTATTTTAGTAGCAATCTATGGTAGTTTAACAAGTGATAAAAAAATCATTTTAAAACAAGGAGGATTACCAATTTTAGCATTAATTTCATTGCTTTTTTAA
- a CDS encoding class I SAM-dependent methyltransferase, giving the protein MKKEQGHQFLKKLGKKRLRPGGVTGTNFLLAHTNFKPGDSVLEVACNRGVNLLELAGKYPATAFIGIDVDKTSIQEATEVAVKKGFKNIKFLRADAFHLEFPDNSFDYVINEAMLTMCSNKSKDRALKQYFRVLKPGGLLLTHDIILINNYEETRKILSDSININVFPLPKNEWKELFEEHGFKIVNSLQGELTLMTPEGMVKDEGIANTLRIVKNGLKPENREQFIKMKTTFGKLKNDMNYVCFINKKIKND; this is encoded by the coding sequence ATGAAAAAAGAGCAAGGTCATCAGTTTTTAAAAAAACTCGGTAAAAAAAGACTAAGGCCCGGAGGAGTGACAGGAACAAATTTTTTATTAGCACATACTAATTTTAAACCGGGAGATAGTGTTCTTGAAGTAGCTTGCAATAGGGGAGTAAATCTCTTGGAATTAGCCGGTAAATATCCGGCGACTGCATTTATAGGGATAGATGTTGATAAAACATCAATACAAGAAGCAACAGAAGTGGCGGTAAAAAAAGGATTTAAAAATATTAAATTTTTACGTGCTGATGCTTTTCATTTAGAATTTCCTGATAATAGTTTTGACTATGTAATTAATGAAGCGATGTTAACAATGTGTAGTAATAAAAGTAAAGACAGAGCACTTAAACAATATTTTAGAGTATTAAAACCGGGAGGATTATTATTAACACACGATATAATATTGATAAATAATTATGAAGAAACAAGAAAAATATTGTCAGATTCAATAAACATCAATGTTTTTCCACTTCCAAAAAATGAATGGAAAGAACTATTTGAAGAACACGGTTTTAAAATTGTAAATTCTCTTCAAGGTGAACTTACTTTAATGACTCCGGAAGGAATGGTTAAAGATGAGGGAATAGCTAATACATTACGAATCGTAAAAAATGGTCTAAAACCTGAGAATAGAGAACAATTTATAAAAATGAAAACGACATTTGGTAAATTGAAAAACGATATGAACTACGTATGTTTTATCAATAAAAAAATTAAAAATGACTAA
- a CDS encoding cupin domain-containing protein encodes MKIGTIFNEAGLLKTHDRFKLVKKVGNKGDKIPKHNHPEALVIFIVVKGKVEVHLNETETHIVEPGKVLHFDGDNYINAEFLEAGEVFVTLIHK; translated from the coding sequence ATGAAAATAGGAACTATTTTTAATGAAGCAGGATTATTAAAAACACATGATAGATTTAAATTGGTAAAAAAAGTTGGGAATAAGGGTGATAAAATACCTAAACATAATCATCCGGAAGCATTAGTAATATTTATAGTTGTTAAGGGAAAAGTTGAGGTACATCTTAATGAGACTGAAACTCACATAGTAGAACCGGGAAAAGTTTTGCATTTTGATGGTGATAATTATATTAATGCAGAATTTTTAGAAGCGGGCGAAGTATTTGTTACATTAATTCATAAATAG
- the dtd gene encoding D-aminoacyl-tRNA deacylase has protein sequence MKIVLQKVKKASVSVDEKIVGTIGKGYCLLVGVHKGSTKEDAKYLAKKIAEAQLFEDKNEKLNLGLKDVGGSILSVSQFTLYADTKKGKRPSFTNAATAEKAKELYEVFNGYLREEGVNVETGIFQTMMEVNIVNDGPVTIIYEKLSAGN, from the coding sequence ATGAAAATAGTATTACAAAAAGTAAAAAAAGCAAGTGTCAGTGTTGATGAGAAAATTGTCGGTACTATAGGTAAAGGGTATTGTCTTTTAGTTGGAGTTCATAAAGGGTCAACGAAAGAAGATGCAAAGTATCTTGCGAAAAAAATAGCGGAAGCTCAATTGTTTGAAGATAAAAATGAAAAATTAAATTTGGGATTAAAGGATGTTGGAGGAAGCATCTTATCGGTATCTCAATTTACCCTTTATGCTGATACTAAAAAAGGTAAAAGACCTAGTTTTACAAATGCGGCAACGGCAGAAAAAGCAAAAGAATTGTATGAAGTCTTTAATGGATATTTAAGGGAAGAAGGTGTCAATGTAGAAACCGGAATATTTCAAACTATGATGGAAGTAAATATAGTAAATGACGGTCCGGTTACTATTATTTATGAAAAATTATCGGCAGGAAATTAA
- a CDS encoding amino acid permease, which produces MTNNNSNATEVKRNLRSRHISMIAIGGCIGSGLFMTSGQAIHSAGPGGAIVAYLCIGLMVYFLMTSLGEMATYLPTSGSFSTYASRYVDPSLGFALGWNYWFNWVITVAADVELSALAVSYWEPMRILPSWAWSIIFLALIILLNSLSVKVYGESEYWFALIKVVVVIIFLVVGCLTIFGILGGPYIGFKNLTIGDAPFIGENNSLSGQILATLGVFLIAGYSFQGTELIGITAGESENPEKSIPRAVKQVFWRILIFYVLAILVIGLLIPYTSPDLLGAGSTEEIAKSPFTIVFKNAGFALAASVMNAVILTSILSAGNSGLYASTRMLYAMSKEKLAYPIFSRVTKYGTPVISLLTTAAVVFVIFLVQLTNQNAYTYIVAASGLTGFIAWLGIAISHYRFRKAYTAQGKNLEDLKYRAKWFPVGPIIALVLCIIVIVGQDTELITKGIVNWSGMLTTYMGIPIFLFFYIYHKVKYKTKIIPLNEVDLSQDVETK; this is translated from the coding sequence ATGACAAATAATAATAGCAACGCAACAGAAGTAAAAAGAAATCTTAGATCACGTCACATAAGTATGATCGCTATTGGTGGTTGTATCGGTAGTGGATTATTTATGACGAGTGGTCAAGCGATTCATAGTGCCGGACCGGGAGGTGCGATTGTCGCATACCTTTGTATCGGTCTTATGGTGTATTTTTTAATGACATCTTTGGGTGAGATGGCTACGTATTTACCGACTTCAGGGTCGTTTAGTACATATGCTTCACGATATGTGGATCCGTCATTGGGGTTTGCCCTTGGGTGGAACTACTGGTTTAATTGGGTTATTACAGTAGCGGCAGACGTAGAATTATCGGCGTTGGCAGTCAGTTATTGGGAACCGATGCGTATTTTACCAAGCTGGGCTTGGAGTATAATTTTTCTGGCATTAATTATCTTATTAAATTCTTTGAGTGTAAAAGTCTACGGTGAAAGTGAATATTGGTTTGCATTAATTAAAGTAGTAGTAGTTATAATATTTTTAGTAGTAGGTTGTTTAACAATTTTTGGAATTTTGGGCGGTCCTTATATCGGATTTAAAAATTTGACTATAGGAGATGCTCCGTTTATTGGAGAAAATAATTCATTATCAGGACAGATTTTAGCAACACTCGGTGTATTTTTAATTGCCGGATATTCTTTCCAAGGTACAGAATTAATCGGTATTACAGCTGGAGAAAGCGAAAATCCGGAAAAAAGTATCCCAAGAGCTGTAAAACAAGTTTTTTGGAGAATATTAATTTTTTACGTGCTGGCTATTTTGGTAATAGGATTACTTATTCCATATACTTCACCGGACTTATTAGGTGCCGGCAGTACAGAAGAAATAGCAAAATCACCGTTTACCATAGTGTTCAAAAACGCCGGTTTTGCTTTAGCCGCCAGTGTAATGAATGCGGTTATACTAACTTCTATTTTATCAGCAGGTAATTCAGGATTGTATGCTTCAACAAGAATGCTTTATGCTATGAGTAAAGAAAAATTAGCATATCCGATATTTAGTAGAGTAACTAAATATGGTACACCGGTTATTTCTTTGCTTACTACCGCTGCGGTAGTGTTTGTAATTTTTCTGGTTCAACTTACTAATCAAAATGCGTATACTTATATCGTGGCAGCCAGCGGGCTTACCGGATTTATTGCTTGGTTAGGAATAGCAATTAGTCATTATCGTTTCAGAAAAGCATATACAGCCCAAGGGAAAAATTTAGAAGATTTGAAATATCGTGCAAAATGGTTCCCGGTTGGTCCAATTATTGCTTTAGTACTTTGTATTATTGTAATTGTTGGACAGGATACAGAATTAATAACAAAAGGTATAGTAAATTGGAGCGGTATGCTAACCACGTATATGGGAATTCCGATATTTTTATTCTTCTATATATATCACAAAGTAAAATATAAAACTAAAATTATTCCACTAAACGAGGTTGACTTATCTCAAGATGTGGAAACTAAATAA
- the pgtP gene encoding phosphoglycerate transporter protein PgtP, with amino-acid sequence MFSFLKASTPKPRIENSRTDAEYKKLRWQVFSGVFIGYAAYYLIRKNFSLAIPYLIDQYGYTKADLGKVSLALSLAYGFSKFIMGNVSDRSNPKYFITIGLVASALVSLIFGLVPAVLSSLTFMIVLSALNGWFQGMGYPPGAKTMTNWFSTSERGAWWSWWNISHNLGGGLIGPLALLGLSIFGAWQSLFYLPAIIAIILAIIMFYLMKDTPESEGLPPVDEWKGEKIIEKIESAHTLSAKDIFFKYIINNKFLWAIAIANVFVYFVRYGIIDWAPTYLKEVKHFSVDKQSWAYFLYEYAGIFGMLASGYLSDKVFKGHRAPPMLLFLVGVLIAVFIYWKNPPGNPLIDNACLVAIGFLIYGPVMMIGLQAADLVPRVATGTATGLTGLFGYLLGSASAGYVMGKLVDLFGWNGGFYALILSCILAFIFIGLTLFKKTSKQLETKTK; translated from the coding sequence ATGTTTTCATTTCTTAAGGCATCTACCCCTAAACCCAGAATTGAAAATTCTAGGACGGACGCTGAATATAAAAAACTTCGATGGCAAGTATTTTCCGGTGTATTTATAGGGTATGCAGCATACTATTTAATAAGGAAGAATTTTTCTCTTGCTATTCCATATTTAATTGATCAATATGGTTATACTAAAGCTGATTTAGGTAAAGTTTCTCTTGCTTTATCTCTTGCATACGGATTTAGTAAATTTATTATGGGGAACGTATCGGATAGAAGCAATCCCAAGTATTTTATTACTATCGGATTAGTTGCTTCTGCACTTGTTAGTTTAATATTCGGGTTAGTGCCGGCTGTACTTTCATCGCTTACATTTATGATTGTTTTATCCGCACTTAACGGTTGGTTTCAAGGTATGGGGTATCCTCCGGGAGCTAAAACAATGACAAACTGGTTCTCAACTTCAGAACGTGGTGCTTGGTGGAGTTGGTGGAATATTTCTCATAATCTTGGTGGAGGATTAATAGGACCTCTTGCACTATTAGGATTATCTATATTCGGTGCTTGGCAATCATTATTTTACTTACCTGCAATAATTGCAATCATTCTGGCAATTATTATGTTCTATTTAATGAAAGATACTCCGGAATCAGAAGGTTTACCTCCTGTTGATGAATGGAAAGGTGAAAAAATTATAGAAAAAATCGAATCTGCTCACACATTATCAGCTAAGGATATTTTCTTTAAATACATTATTAATAATAAATTTTTATGGGCTATAGCTATCGCTAATGTGTTCGTATACTTTGTACGCTATGGTATTATTGACTGGGCACCTACATATTTAAAAGAAGTTAAACACTTCTCAGTTGATAAACAAAGTTGGGCTTATTTCCTATATGAATATGCCGGTATATTTGGAATGTTAGCCAGCGGGTATTTGAGTGATAAAGTGTTTAAAGGGCACCGTGCTCCCCCTATGTTATTATTCTTAGTTGGTGTACTTATTGCTGTGTTTATTTACTGGAAAAATCCTCCGGGCAATCCGCTTATTGACAATGCTTGTCTTGTAGCTATTGGATTTTTAATCTATGGACCTGTTATGATGATCGGTTTACAAGCTGCCGATCTTGTCCCACGTGTCGCTACAGGAACGGCAACAGGGCTTACCGGATTATTTGGGTATCTGCTGGGTTCTGCCAGTGCAGGCTATGTAATGGGTAAACTTGTTGATCTATTCGGCTGGAACGGTGGTTTTTATGCGTTAATTCTTTCTTGTATTTTGGCATTTATCTTCATCGGTTTAACACTATTCAAAAAAACTTCTAAACAGTTAGAAACTAAAACAAAATAA
- a CDS encoding MarR family winged helix-turn-helix transcriptional regulator, giving the protein MEVEEFSDLLYNLKIINQQLTYLFENEMGVSLTRYQILMYLKENSPCIQRKLCDTLQIDGAAITRHLKILEQGGYIKRSRNEQNNREMNVEITEYAKVKIDNCEKEYDLNNILNSEFTHDDLKNLVSLLNKF; this is encoded by the coding sequence ATGGAAGTAGAAGAATTTAGTGACTTACTGTATAACTTAAAGATAATCAATCAACAACTGACGTATTTATTTGAAAATGAAATGGGCGTTAGTCTAACACGTTATCAAATCCTTATGTATTTAAAGGAAAATTCACCGTGTATTCAACGAAAATTATGTGATACATTGCAAATAGATGGCGCAGCTATTACAAGACATTTAAAAATTTTGGAACAAGGAGGGTATATTAAACGAAGTAGAAATGAACAAAATAATAGAGAAATGAATGTGGAGATAACAGAGTATGCTAAAGTGAAAATTGATAACTGTGAGAAAGAATATGACTTAAATAATATATTAAATTCGGAATTTACACATGATGATTTAAAGAATTTAGTATCATTATTAAATAAATTTTAA
- a CDS encoding single-stranded DNA-binding protein, which produces MLNQVILIGRLVKKPELRESESGKNYLKATLAVQSDYKNKDGEYETEFLEFTTFGKNAENTVKYCDKGSLLNIVGNLSNNVYKDKNGVNHYQLSIIANKVSFLSRGNKKEEQAGDVFVLGQ; this is translated from the coding sequence ATGTTAAATCAAGTAATATTGATTGGAAGATTAGTAAAAAAACCGGAATTAAGAGAAAGTGAAAGTGGGAAAAATTATTTAAAAGCAACATTAGCAGTGCAATCTGATTACAAAAATAAAGATGGCGAATATGAAACAGAATTTTTAGAATTTACCACCTTTGGGAAAAATGCGGAAAATACGGTTAAATATTGTGATAAAGGTAGTCTACTAAACATAGTGGGAAACCTTAGTAACAATGTTTATAAAGATAAGAACGGAGTTAATCATTATCAATTATCTATAATTGCTAATAAAGTTTCGTTTTTAAGTAGGGGAAATAAAAAAGAAGAGCAAGCCGGTGATGTTTTTGTGTTAGGGCAATAA